The Nerophis ophidion isolate RoL-2023_Sa linkage group LG21, RoL_Noph_v1.0, whole genome shotgun sequence region tttgtcgctatcaatatcctcaaacacaaatctttcatcctcgctgaaattaaggGGAAAAttctcgttttctcggtccgaatagctctttttgttggacgctcccattaaaaacaatgtgaggatgtgaggagccatcaacgggtgacgtcatcgtctgcgacttccaataaaggcagggcttttctgttagcgaccaaaagttgcgaactttatcgtcgatgttctctactaaatcctttcagcaaaaatatggcaatatcgcgaaatgatcaagtatgacacatagaatggacctgctatccccgtttaaataagaaaatctcatttcagtaggtctttaaagtgcATTACTTTGAATCGGTCCATGTAAAATTTATTTTTGTTGGactacaacaggggtgcccattacgtcgatcgcgagctaccagtcgaccgcgagctaccagtcgaccgcggagggtgtgtcagtcgatctccagccaggcttttaaaaaaaatagacctaaaaattagtgatcatcaatcttcaccaagacgtcacttaaatgacattcacggtaccggagggtcctgtgagatgacgctggctgctgcaagatcattattatgaaaatatgaccgagaggaaggcgagaaacactttttatttcaacagactctcgcgccgtaccttccatcaaaactctaaaggccgactgcacatttcttatcttcacaataaaagtcctgcttcatgctgcctgcgctaactaaatacagagtctcggaaaactggcgtgcacaagcgatccctcagaaagctggcgtgcacatcacttgtgcacgccagctttccgagactcttattttgttagcgcaggcagcatgaagcggggcttttattgtgaagataggaaatgtgcagtcggcctttagagttttgacggaagggacgacgcgaaagtctgttgaaataaaaagtgtttctcgacttcctctctgtcattttttcataataatgaactggcagcagccagcgtcatctcacaaaaccctcgggtgccgtgaatgtcaatcaagcaagctacggaatttgccgccaatgtttttcttgtaaagtgtatggaagctggatgaattagatgccaaaaaacaaaccactttcatgtggtattgtacagaaaggacaactttttttctcctccatttgaaaatgtgggcgttatcatcattactgtctgattccaatcaatgcaagtcatcagaatcaggtaatacaccaacttatattcttgtctttgtgaaagaaagacatctaaatgtgttacacatgcttgtattatcattaaacacatttaacttgtttacaaaaacgtctctttcataaataaataaatataaatgatatatacaaatgaggtagatcccctcgagttagtcaattgaaaagtagctcgcctgcagaaaaagtgtgggcacccctggactaCAACATGACGAAAGCGCTTGGATCGCTTGGTTTTAATTCGCCGCTgtgttgttttctttaatgttaataaggatacGACCTTATGCGGAGGTGTACTTGTAACAATATAAACTGACACTATTTATAGTCGCGGAGCGGAGCGTGAAATATTTTCTACTTCCGAGGGGGTGTAACAGAAAATAGTTGAAACGCACTACtttaaattaaaatttttaaatttttatgttGATATCATGCCGACGGGCTATTTTTTGGATTTGTTACCATAAAATCTAAGGTCATTACCCTAACtggaaaaaaatttataaattGTATAGTGTACTgagatgccagttttttttacatttttaaaggtGATTTTGCCGTCAACATGGGTACTTCAGGCTGACAGTTCTCACCCTGAGGCGCCCTGTTCTGGGACGCCCATGAAGCCCATGTCCACGTGCTGAGAGTCCTTGCCCTCGGTTCTGCGCTGGCTCTGGAGGCGGGGTAGACTTGGCTGCTCCATGCTGGACTGCTGCCTTGTTAAGGAGCGTCTGGAGGACCCTCCTTGGCTAGTCACCGGGCCTGGGTGGTGAAGACCTGGGGAAACCATGGATCACACCATCAGGGTATTGtcattgactgtgtgtgtgtgtgtgtgtgtgtgtgcgtgtgtgtgtgtgtgtgtgtgcgtgtgtgtgcgtgtgtgtgtgtatgtgtgtgtgtgtccataccCAGGTTGTTGTGGTTGCTTGGTGGAGCCCCAGGCTTCCTGCAGAGACTCTTGCGATTGTCCCTCCTGGTGGGTCCTGGAACCAGCAGGAAGTCAGGGGAAACTCTCAGGCTAAGGTGTACTCACCAGGCCGCTCAGAGCTTACGCGAGTTTTTGGGCAGACCCGTTCCAATGGAGACGTGCAGAACCTTCCCGCTGGGTTTCAGCACCGCCTCGTCCCCCTGGCCCACCTGGAACTGGATCTGTCTGGACCCTGACGAGCTGAACGGACCCCAGCCGCCCTTCTTTACTTTGAACTCCAGGCTGAAAGAACGGAATGAAAATCGATTCGAGGGTTTTGTTGAGAAAGTTTGGAGATAGTGTCACGTTACAAAACATCTGAGGATCGGAATCGTTGTAAGAAAACATGTCGTTCCCTCACTTTCTTTGGACACAACACATGTGACAAGAGTAGGACATGCCTGGTCTAACCCTCCCTATGTTCCACCAGGGCTTAGACCCCCATTTCCCGTTGTAAATACACAATTTTATTAGACGTCAACCAACCTGACACACCATAGTCAATCAAGGTAGCCCGACTCAGGTGAGTCAATCAAGGTAACCACAAAAAGCCGAGTGACTGAAGGTAATTACACTCAGGTGAGAGACTCAAGGTAACCAGACACGGGTGACTAAATCGAGGTAACTAGACAAAGGTGAGTGATTGAATGTAACCATACACAGGTGAGTGACTCAAAGTAACTGGACACAGGTGAGTAAATCAAGGTGTGTGAATTGAGGTAACCAGACAAAGGTGAGTAAATGAAGGTAATCAGACACAGGTAGATTAATTAAGGTAATCCAACACAGGTGAGTGCATCAAGTAAACAACAAAGTGGAGTTAATTCAACGTAACCAGACCCAGGTGAGTAAATCAAGGTAACCAGGCACATGTGAGTTAATCAAGGTAACCAGACACGGGCGACTAAATCAAGGTGACTAACCACAAACCTGACTAAATCGAGGTAACCAGACACAGGTGAATGAATCAAGGTAACCACTTAATCCAGGAAACCAGACACAAACCGGTAAGTCAGATTTAGCATTTTCATGGTTTGaatcctatcttactgacaggaagcagtgcgtctcccataacaatgtgaccttggagtGTGCTAGGttcggccttctttcatctccgtaatatcgtttAAATTTTATCgctcccattttgtccaccacaacGCTGAaatcattattcatgcattcgttaattctcgtctcgattactctaACGTATTATTTCTGGGTCTCCCGATGTCTAGCAttcaaagattacagttggtacaaaatgcgactgctagacttttgacaagaccaagaaagtttgatcatatcacGCCGATACTGTACATactttatatacctatatacatatactgtatacctatacatatactggctcacctgctctGGCTTCctatgcacttaagatgtgactttaaggttttactacttacgtataaaatactacacggtctagctccatcctaccttgcttgtattgtactatatgtcccagcaagaaatctgtaTTCAAAGAACTCTGACTtactagtgattcccagagcccaaaacaagtctgcgggctatagagcgtcttCTGTTCGGGCTTTAGTACTCTGGAATGACCTCCcgataacagttagagatgctacctcagtagaagcatgtaaaggggaacattatcacaatttcagaagggttaaaaccaataaaaatcagttcccagtggcttattttattttttgaagtttttttcaaaattttacccatcctggaatatccctagaaaaagctttaaagtgccttattttcgctatctgtgaagccattgtccattttcctgtgatgtcatccagtgatgccaatacggatagcacagcaagatatagcaacattagctcggattcagactcagatttcagcggcttaagcgattcaacagattacgcatgtattgaaacggatggttggagtatggaggcagatagcgaaaacgaaattgaagaagaaactgaagctattgagagaatagctattgacgttattcgggcatgtctgccttagcatcgccggtaaaatgtgcagaccaacaatCGGAAATATCGCATCTTgcgacactggatcaacttaaatccatcgattggtaagtgtttgtttggcattaaatgtgggtggagggaaacgctggatgtaaatatagtttcaaatgtacatacagctagcctaaatagcatgttagcatcgattagctggcagtcatgccgcgaccaaatatgtcacattagcacataagtcaacaacatcaacaaaactcacctttgtgatttagttgactttatcgttggaaatgcatctgcaggttatccatacatctctgtgccatgtctgccttagcagaCACTCCgtcacattcaatgggggtctggcggcagatttctttgactttatcgttggaaatgcatctgctttgagtgtcgcaggatatccacacaatcttgccatctctgtagcaGCATAgttttcgtcggtaaagtgtgcggaacaaacgactgaccatttcgtcggctttccccacaccctcgtattttgaacacatttcgtccaatttcttgccactttcgcatcttcgggccagtggtgcaacgtgaatccctccctgtaagtgttgttacaccctccgacaacacacccacgaggcatgatgtctccaaggttccagaaaatagtcgaaaaaaacggaaaataacagagctgagatgcGGTGTTtgaaatgtgtttgagaaaatggcggctttattacctatgtgacgtcacgttctgacttcatcgccccgagagcgatacatagaaaggtgtttaattcgccaaaattcacccatttagagttcggaaatcggttaaaaatatatatggtcttttttctgcaacttcaaggtatatattgacgcttacataggtctagtgataatgttcccctttaagtcccatcttaaaactcatttgtatactctagcctttaaatagacctctttttagaccagttgatctgccgtcgcttttctgctctgcctccctctactgcgtggagaggttatcaggtgatcATAGATCAGCCTCCACGGAGGAGGCACTAGCTGTTCCAAGACGATCCCCTGCTGAAATCCCAATGGACTGGTCTTCCACATTATGAAGTCGGGACCCGCAGTGGACAACTCCTTCcgcatcagtcggtgacgtctaCATGCAaaaggatcccctgctggccccaataTGATCTGGACTTTCACCTTATTAATCGTATCCACTCGGAGGGCGGATACATCTGTGGTCCCTCCCAAGGTTTTATCGCTGTTccctttgggttgagttttttcttgccctgatttgggatctTAGCCGACCGagcatgtcgttgtggcttgtgcagccctttgagacatttgtgattaagggctatataagtgcattttgattgatgattgattgacaagTGAGTAAATCAAGATAACCAGAGACAGGTAACTCGGCATGGGTACATGAACCAAAGAGTGACAAAGAATGTTGGCGTACTTACAGGTTGTTGAACTTGAGCGGAAGATTCCTCTGAGTTTTCTCTTGATGACGTTTGATGAGCAGACTGAGGAATTCGGTCTTGAAGACACTTTGGAGAACGCTGTCATATTCCTCTTGATGGATGATGAAGATGTCGTCCTGGAGTGTGCTACAGGTGCACACAAGCAAGCACGAAAATCTTCAAGACAAATTTACAATAACAAATATTCTGTTTTTAGAACCCTGGCCGGACTTGGTTTAGGTGCCTATCTTACGATTTGGTTCAGTTTCAGCTTTAGTATTGGTTCTTTTCTAgttttgccatccatccatccattttctaccgcttattccgtttggggtggcggggggcgcgggtgcctatctcagctacaatcgggcagaaggcggggtacaccctggacaagtcgccacctcatcgcagggccaacacagatagacagacaacattcacactcacattcacacactagggccaatttagtgttgccaatcaacctatccccaggtgcatgtctttggaagtgggaggaagccggagtacccggagggaacccacgcattcacggggagaacatgcaaactacacacagaaagatcccgagcctgggattgaacccaggactgcaggaccttcgtattgtgaggcagacgcactaacccaggggtcaccaacgcggtgcccgcgggcaccaggtcgcccgtaaggatcagatgagtcgcccgctggcctgttctaaaaatagctcaaatagcagcacttaccagtgagctgcctctattttttaaattggatttatttactagcaagctggtctcgctttgctcgacatttttaattctaagagggacacaactcaaatagaatttgaaaatccaagaaattaCTTAAAAgaacttggttttcacttgtttaaataaattcatttatctttttactttgcttcttataactttcagaaagattattttagagaaaaaaatacaaccttaaaaatgattttatgatttttaaacacatatacctttttaccttttaaattccttcctcttctttcctgacaatcaattttcaagtaatttgttttattattattgtaaaaaataataaatacattttaatttaattcttcattttagcttctgttttttcgacgaagaatatttgtgaaatatttattcaaacttattatgattaaaattccccaaaaatattctggcaaatctagaaaatctgtagaatcaaatttaaatcttatttcaaagtctttggaatttcttttaaaatttttgttctggaaaatctagaagaaataatgatttgtctttgttagaaatatagcttggtccaagttgttatgtattctaacaaagtgcagattggattttaacctacttaaaatataacatcaaaattcaaaaattaatcttaatcaggaaaaattactaatgatgtttcataaattatttttctattttttgcaaaaagattcgaattagctagtttttctattcatttttatcaggtgaattttgaactttaaagagtcgaaactgaagataaactatgtttcaaattatttttattttttttcgtgttttctcctcttttaaaccgttcaattaactgtttttttcaacatttattctctacaaaaaaaccttccgtacaaggaaaaaaaaaagtacgacggaatgacaaacagaaatacccatttttttatatatataggtttatttaataaaggtaaattgagcaaattggctatttcaggcaatttatttaagagtgtatcaaactggtagcccttggcattaatcagtacccaagaagtagctcttggtttcaaaaaggttggtgacccctgcactaacccctctgccactgtgaagcccctaGTTCTGCCAATTTATGTTTAATCTAATTTAAGTTGTGAGTCATGTCTAGTACTCCCATTTTAAGTCTGTTTTTAGTTGCCAGCCTGAAGTTCTGATTTTAAGGCTGGACCTGTACCTCAAGGAAACTGATTGTATACTGTTGAGTTCCATCTTCCTCTTGAGAACCTCCTGAATTTGACCTTTGTCTGGTCCCTGCTTCACCTTCTCTCGACCAATCAGGTACAAAAACTTGGGGGACAGGATGAGGTCGCGCTTGACCGTCTGGTGAAGACAAAGAGATGAAAATGGACGTGTTCTGGAGCCAAAACGGTTTCGTCAGTTCTCACCCTGAACCTGCGATCAAATTTCACCACCGTGTCGGCAAAGTCAATCCTTTCTCTGCGGCCGACGAATTGACGGATCTCCGGGTGAATGTCGGTGCCGATGTAGTCTCCCACAAAGTTCCTGTTCAGGCTGTTCTTGCGGCGCTCCTTCTTGTTCAGCAGGATGTCGGACGCTTGAGGAAAAAGTGGTATCTGAGAAGGTCTAAGACCGACTCGGCGAGGGGCCATGAGGACTCACCTTCCTCCCTCATCTTGACGTACTTGCGGACGGCAACATGTTTGCGCCACGCCTTCTGGATGACTCGGGCGTAACCGTTGTACTTCCTCTCCCTCATCTCCTCCAATAGGAAGAGCTGCAGGGAAAAAGAAAGACTCAACACCAAACATTTACTCTGCATTTGATTCACGTCTCAAACCGGATTTTCCAGACACGTCTTCATACCGACTCCGGAGCTTTGATGAAGACTTTTTTCTTTCCTAGCTGGAATTGGTCCTGGTCCATGTTGACGGAGCTGAGAAGGTGAAGGACACCCTGGCGCTCCTCGCCTTTCCAGGCAGGCCAGGTCTCCCGGGTGAGGATGGCGTACCTGTGTGGCGAATCGTTAGATGTCAATCGGCAACCCGACCCTCTACCGGCCCTCGCTGGATTCGGCTCTGACCTATGCAGGAACTTATTGAAAACGCGGCGGTATGCGTATCCCGCTCGGCGGACCCGAATGTTCTCCCGGAGGCCGAGGTACTCCACCTGGTGACGGACTCGGTTCTCCTCCCAGTCGTGTGGACGTTTGGTCTCGTTGGGTTTAATACAGCGGATGTAGTGAGGCGTACACTTCATCAGGGTCTTGACCAGAGTGTTGGCTTGTGTCTGACCAGGAGAGGAGGACGAGAAAGTCACCTGGTGATGAGGTCCACCCCAGTGAATGACTTCTGCCCGTCGGTCTCACGCTCACCTTGATCTTGCTGCTGGCCGTGGAGGGACGTCCCCTCTTCTCGGCCTCCAGGTTCTCAGGAAACAGCGCTCTGATGAACGGACTGAGACAAACGCACCACAGACAGCCGTCAGCTCGAGATCAGCACGGGGTCGTCACAGGTGCAGGTCACACTCACAACTCGCTGCCTTGCATCAGCTCGATGATGTCGTTGAACAACACGTCCCTGTTCCTCTCGCAGAAGCCGCCGACGTCGTACGACACCTTGACACACGCACAGACGGCAGTCAAATTAGACCGGACGGTGCCGGGACCCCTGCGACTCTCTCCGAATACCTTTCAGGTGAATTCACGTGATTGGGGAGGTCATACCTTGCCGGCGTAGTGGTGGATGACAAATCCTCTGTTCCAGCTGCTGAAGTGTTCATGTGAACCAACTTGACCCTGCAGTTTTTGCAGCAGGGTCTGGTCGGCGCCGTCACCTTTAGCATGCATGGTAGCGCACACGTCGTCCAAGATGCTCATGACGCCTGGAGGATTCTAGAAATCAGTGACACGATGTCAGCGTTCCGCGTTAAATTAAATGTTCTTGCGGTTCTTTGACTGGGAAACTGACCACTTTGGACTCAATGAGGTCGCACACAACTTTGTTGTTGAAATATTCGATGGGTGTCCATTTGATCCCCTCCTGAACATACTCCTCCTACACGCGTGCACAAGCCgggaagcttttattttgaaatgacagAGCAAAATGAAAATATGATGTCGTCACACCTGCTCTGCCTTCAGCGTAAGTTCGATGAAAATCTGCTGCAGCTTCTCGTTGACAAAGTTGATGCAGAACTGCTCGAAGCCATTTTTCTAAGACGAGAAATAAAAACAATGGATTATGGAGGTTCATGTGCGTCTTTATTGCgaacgttttttttttgacactgaatttattttactgaattttttgcgtttgaattttgtaaTCTTAATGTTTTTAAATTAACATATGCAGACAATTTTATTGAATAAACATTCAGTaaaatttatatttaaaaattcagtttgttaaaatacattttttgaagttgtgtaaaaaaaagtgtctcaaaattcagtgcaaaaaaaaattcattcggaaaaattcagtgtacaaaaattggGTGTTaaaatttttctgtaaaaattcagtgcaaaaaaaaaaattggagcaAAATTTATGTTTTGATACAGGTTTTTGAAATCCAAagtgaaaaaattta contains the following coding sequences:
- the myo1eb gene encoding myosin IEb produces the protein MGSKEQYHWLAQNVKVSGVDDMVLLSKINEDAITDNLKKRYMDDYIFTYIGPVLISVNPFKQLPYFTEREVELYQGAAQYENPPHIYALADNVYRNMMIDCENQCVIISGESGAGKTVAAKYIMSYVSKVSGGGPKVQHVKDIILQSNPLLEAFGNAKTVRNNNSSRFGKYFEIQFSRGGAPDGGKISNFLLEKSRVVSQNSGERNFHIYYQLLEGASGEQRQNLGVTTPDYYNYLNQSGTFTVEDVNDKKEFSDTLGAMSVVGLSLEDQDYVLQLVAAILHLGNINFREENNFAVVESLDFLAFPSFLLGINQDALCSKLTSRILDSKWGGKTESISVTLNTEQACFTRDALSKALYSRLFDFLVDCVNRAIEKEQEELNIGVLDIYGFEIFQKNGFEQFCINFVNEKLQQIFIELTLKAEQEEYVQEGIKWTPIEYFNNKVVCDLIESKVNPPGVMSILDDVCATMHAKGDGADQTLLQKLQGQVGSHEHFSSWNRGFVIHHYAGKVSYDVGGFCERNRDVLFNDIIELMQGSEFPFIRALFPENLEAEKRGRPSTASSKIKTQANTLVKTLMKCTPHYIRCIKPNETKRPHDWEENRVRHQVEYLGLRENIRVRRAGYAYRRVFNKFLHRYAILTRETWPAWKGEERQGVLHLLSSVNMDQDQFQLGKKKVFIKAPESLFLLEEMRERKYNGYARVIQKAWRKHVAVRKYVKMREEASDILLNKKERRKNSLNRNFVGDYIGTDIHPEIRQFVGRRERIDFADTVVKFDRRFRTVKRDLILSPKFLYLIGREKVKQGPDKGQIQEVLKRKMELNSIQSVSLSTLQDDIFIIHQEEYDSVLQSVFKTEFLSLLIKRHQEKTQRNLPLKFNNLLEFKVKKGGWGPFSSSGSRQIQFQVGQGDEAVLKPSGKVLHVSIGTGLPKNSRPTRRDNRKSLCRKPGAPPSNHNNLGLHHPGPVTSQGGSSRRSLTRQQSSMEQPSLPRLQSQRRTEGKDSQHVDMGFMGVPEQGASGLQRRRSKEVKPVPGAGRPKPAPKPKPRTPQCRALFAYDAQDTDELSFNANDVIEILTEDPSGWWFGRLRGREGMFPGNYVERI